Proteins encoded by one window of Pseudonocardia alni:
- a CDS encoding M20/M25/M40 family metallo-hydrolase, whose protein sequence is MTASANDDPTSAEDEVVQLCSELIRIDTTNTADPETLVGEAEAADYVADKLREVGYDVELVESGMPGRMNVIARLEGADRSRGALLMHGHLDVVPADASEWSVHPFSGAVQDGYVWGRGAVDMKDMDAMMLAVARRFKREGVVPPRDIVWAFVADEEAGGKWGAQWLVEHRPDLFEGCTEAVGEVGGFSLTLGEDQRAYLIEAAEKGIAWMRLRARGKPGHGSFLHDDNAVTILAEAVARLGNHTFPLTITDTVQAFLDRMTELTGVEYPEDDLEGALAKLGPISRIIGATVRDTANPTMLDAGYKANVIPSTAEAVVDCRVLPGREEAFLREVDELLGPDVEREWVTDLPAVETPFEGALTDAMQAALRTEDPTAEIVPYMLSGGTDAKAFSTLGMKCYGFAPLRLPPELDFASLFHGIDERVPVDALRFGTRVLDRFLRTV, encoded by the coding sequence ATGACCGCTTCAGCGAACGACGACCCGACCAGCGCCGAGGACGAGGTCGTGCAGCTGTGTTCGGAGCTGATCCGGATCGACACGACCAACACCGCCGACCCGGAGACCCTCGTCGGTGAGGCCGAGGCGGCCGACTACGTCGCGGACAAGCTGCGCGAGGTCGGCTACGACGTCGAGCTGGTCGAGTCCGGTATGCCCGGGCGGATGAACGTGATCGCCCGGCTCGAGGGCGCCGACCGCTCCCGCGGTGCACTGCTGATGCACGGCCACCTCGACGTCGTCCCCGCGGACGCGAGCGAGTGGTCGGTGCACCCGTTCTCCGGGGCCGTGCAGGACGGCTACGTCTGGGGCCGCGGCGCCGTCGACATGAAGGACATGGACGCGATGATGCTGGCGGTCGCCCGCCGCTTCAAGCGTGAGGGCGTCGTCCCGCCGCGGGACATCGTGTGGGCCTTCGTCGCCGACGAGGAGGCCGGCGGGAAGTGGGGCGCGCAGTGGCTGGTCGAGCACCGGCCCGATCTCTTCGAGGGGTGCACCGAGGCCGTCGGAGAGGTCGGCGGGTTCTCGCTGACCCTCGGTGAGGACCAGCGGGCGTACCTGATCGAGGCCGCGGAGAAGGGCATCGCCTGGATGCGGCTGCGGGCCAGGGGCAAGCCCGGCCACGGCTCGTTCCTGCACGACGACAACGCCGTCACCATCCTGGCCGAGGCCGTCGCCCGGCTCGGGAACCACACGTTCCCGCTCACGATCACCGACACGGTGCAGGCGTTCCTGGACCGGATGACCGAGCTGACCGGCGTCGAGTACCCGGAGGACGACCTCGAGGGCGCACTGGCCAAGCTCGGCCCGATCTCGCGGATCATCGGCGCGACCGTCCGGGACACCGCGAACCCGACGATGCTCGACGCCGGGTACAAGGCCAACGTCATCCCGTCGACGGCCGAGGCGGTCGTGGACTGCCGGGTGCTGCCGGGCCGCGAGGAGGCGTTCCTGCGCGAGGTCGACGAGCTGCTCGGCCCGGACGTCGAGCGCGAGTGGGTCACCGACCTGCCCGCCGTCGAGACGCCGTTCGAGGGTGCACTGACCGACGCGATGCAGGCCGCGCTGCGCACCGAGGACCCGACCGCCGAGATCGTCCCGTACATGCTGTCCGGGGGGACCGACGCGAAGGCGTTCTCGACGCTGGGCATGAAGTGCTACGGCTTCGCGCCGCTGCGGCTCCCCCCGGAGCTGGACTTCGCGTCGCTGTTCCACGGCATCGACGAGCGGGTGCCGGTGGACGCGCTGCGGTTCGGCACCCGGGTGCTCGACCGCTTCCTGCGCACGGTGTGA